Proteins co-encoded in one Natronorubrum daqingense genomic window:
- a CDS encoding DUF3006 domain-containing protein — protein sequence MTDVDLAVVDRIVDGTTAVLLLEADETVVDEYTLECARLPEDGRHEGAVFDVELEDADAELRELRYRPELEEQRRETAQERFDRLSDRLPDE from the coding sequence ATGACCGACGTCGATCTCGCAGTCGTGGATCGAATCGTCGACGGAACGACGGCCGTCCTCCTCCTCGAGGCAGACGAAACCGTCGTCGACGAGTACACGCTCGAGTGCGCTCGGCTTCCCGAAGACGGACGCCACGAGGGTGCCGTCTTCGACGTCGAACTCGAGGACGCGGATGCTGAGCTACGAGAGTTACGGTATCGGCCGGAACTCGAGGAGCAACGCCGAGAGACGGCACAAGAGCGATTCGATCGGCTCTCAGACCGACTGCCAGACGAGTGA